GCCCACCAAATATCGAAGCTTCTCGCCATTTCATTGACTCTTCAAGGGTTGTTTGCAAGttggctgctgttgataCTGTCTGGTCGAGAATCCCCTTGGAGATTCGAATGTCGGTTTGTACCTCCTTTTGTGCTTGGGCTTGTGCTGCGGCAATTTCGTACTGCCGTTCCTGGATTTTTCCCAAACTGTCGACTCTAAGCTGGAACTCTTCAAGAGATAATCCGATACTATTAAGGCGCTTCTCAGGTTAGAACCAGTGATTGTAATAAATGAGGAGATCAAACCTCGGAGAaactctcttctttttcgatTATATCTCCCATCCTCATGTAGAGCCATTCCTAGTATTGAGGTCAGCAGTGGCTGGCTAACTGCTGAGAAAACGGACTTACCAGGGAGGAATCAAGCGTTCCCATACTTTCACTGAGTCTACTCATATCATCCCTCGCGATGGTTTGAAGTTTCGACCTCAGGGATAAGGCAAGCTCATCTTGAGCATCGGCATTCCGCCGCTGGGTCAGGGCGATTTGCTCGCTCCGCAGGAGCGATTCGTCGTGAATATACTGTAGCATGTGCCGCAGGGAAACGGCCTCACTTGACGAATTTTGAAGGTCCTATACTCACATTAGTCTTACGTCCGCTAGGAGCTAATGGGTTTCATCTAACCGTTCGTATGTCTGAGAAGCCAATATGAACGGCGTTCAGAGCTGAAGAGATAGACTCCATGAACGAGCTAAAATGTGTCTCGATTTTGTGAGACATTCTTACTAGTGATGACGTTGATTCTTCCATCTCTCGTAGCGCCTCATTTCTGAGAAGCTCAGTTGATCGCATAAAATCCCTACCCTTGGCGGACTCTTCAACAGCAACCCGTAACGCTTCCATAAGACCGTCGCTCAGCTTGGTAGAGCTATGAAGGATAGTATTGTATGTCGCTAGGATGTTgtccttctcgatctcgcttCTCGAGGCATGGCAGATGACCATGGCATTCTGTTTACTATTGCTATATGATGTCCACCACTGAGGGCGTGATTCTAATGACTTAAGACACGGCTCCAGATCTTCCTTTCGCACAggatcatcgtcgccaatTATTGGATTATGCTTGGTATAGAAGCTGAAGCGTGTTTTTTGAGGTGTCGGCGAAACGTTCATCGGCT
Above is a window of Aspergillus puulaauensis MK2 DNA, chromosome 2, nearly complete sequence DNA encoding:
- a CDS encoding putative nuclear membrane fusion protein Kar5 (COG:S;~EggNog:ENOG410PTMG;~InterPro:IPR007292;~SECRETED:SignalP(1-19);~go_process: GO:0000742 - karyogamy involved in conjugation with cellular fusion [Evidence IEA];~go_process: GO:0048288 - nuclear membrane fusion involved in karyogamy [Evidence IEA]) — encoded protein: MKMLGLSMMLLYIPFFACADTEVDVVPTQIHNLNEDLDLVSFLNSKTQKHDGIFSEALKILESINSSSSCNKLAATKLVTSCKSIGRNPETPTDSDTYLALEYVRSLYAARLAICEISGAGISIPSPCQPMNVSPTPQKTRFSFYTKHNPIIGDDDPVRKEDLEPCLKSLESRPQWWTSYSNSKQNAMVICHASRSEIEKDNILATYNTILHSSTKLSDGLMEALRVAVEESAKGRDFMRSTELLRNEALREMEESTSSLVRMSHKIETHFSSFMESISSALNAVHIGFSDIRTDLQNSSSEAVSLRHMLQYIHDESLLRSEQIALTQRRNADAQDELALSLRSKLQTIARDDMSRLSESMGTLDSSLEWLYMRMGDIIEKEESFSERLNSIGLSLEEFQLRVDSLGKIQERQYEIAAAQAQAQKEVQTDIRISKGILDQTVSTAANLQTTLEESMKWREASIFGGLLGHHTDWIVPGALWAIVPQQYRTIRSAAMLVLICFCMENPPVQSSETC